One genomic window of Actinoalloteichus hoggarensis includes the following:
- a CDS encoding DUF3037 domain-containing protein, translating into MSELAVFEYATLRVMPRIERAESINAGVLLYCGRLDFLGAAVELDTDRLRALDRDVDVESVVAALRSVEQVCSGADRQVPACQTSLGQRFRWLTAPRSTVVQTGAVHAGLTDDPAVELDRLMIALVR; encoded by the coding sequence ATGAGCGAGCTCGCCGTGTTCGAATACGCGACGCTGCGTGTGATGCCCCGCATCGAGCGCGCGGAGTCGATCAACGCCGGGGTCCTGCTGTACTGCGGCAGGCTCGACTTCCTCGGCGCCGCCGTCGAGCTGGACACCGATCGCCTCCGGGCACTCGACCGCGACGTCGACGTGGAGTCCGTCGTCGCGGCGCTGCGGTCCGTGGAACAGGTGTGCTCGGGCGCCGACCGACAGGTGCCCGCGTGTCAGACGAGCCTCGGGCAGCGCTTCCGTTGGCTGACCGCGCCGCGCAGCACGGTCGTGCAGACCGGTGCCGTCCACGCCGGACTGACCGACGACCCGGCGGTGGAGCTGGATCGGCTGATGATCGCATTGGTCCGGTGA